In Sphingobacterium sp. SRCM116780, the genomic stretch ATTGAAAGAGAAAACCTGATATTGAACCAGAGGCTGAATCGGACATAGATTAAATATGGTTGTTAATTTGTACTAAAATAGACATTTTTAAGAGATTAGACAAAAACTTCGTATGTGAAGATCCTACTTAATGTCGTTTGCTGATAAATATTAATCATATATACTATTTTAAGTAGTAAATATAAGTTAATAGCATTTACTAAAATTATGGTTATCCGTAACGAATGTGACTTACCACATCATAAACCACAAAACCAACATTTTCTTCTATATAAAACTGGATCATACTTTCCTAATTATAACCTTCATTAATTATTGCAGTTTGCTAAATGCCCTATGTGATTGCATCGAACGCCCTACAAAGTCTGCTTGGATATACCAAAAAGGATTAGAGTCAAGAAAAAAAAACGTAAAATCCTATTAATCAAATACATATTTCTAATATTTTTTCAATATCAGCAATAAAAGTGTTCGAAGATAATACTGTCAAGTTCACTGAACGGACATCTTAAGACAAAATAAGCACCAATAAGAATGTTTTCCTACTTCAGAATAATTCATATTCAATTTTGAGTCATACAAAATTTAAAATATAGAAATGGTATCAAAACAAGATCTTGAAATATTCAGAATAAGAATAATTGCAGATATAGAACAATTATTGGAAGTTAGTCATAGTCATTCCAAAGACGAATTTGACTGGTTAAGAAGTAAGGCTATCAGAAAAATGATGGACATATCTCCCGCAACCTTGCAGAACTTAAGAATCACTGGAAAAATCCGCCACAAAAAGATCATGGGCTCTTATTATTACAGCAGAATAGATCTACTAAAATTATTTGAAGATGAAAACTGATACATCTAAAAGAGGTTTGATATATCTTGATAACATTTGTAATGATCCTAAACTTACTGTTTGGCATATCAGCTTACTCCTTGCAATAGTTCGATTAGCCTATCGACAAAGTGAAAGCAACATTATAAGGGTCAGCAGAAGTAAACTTATGTTAATGTCACATATCAATACTACCCCCACCTATCACAAATATTTTAAAGAACTACAAAATTATGGCTACATTAAATATACCCCATCATATCATCCAGGCTATCGTAGTACAATAGAATTATTATAATCATCCTAATTCAGATAGTAAAAAACTTCAATACTTCAGGAGCTTTTCTCGGTCTAAATTCGGAGACACATTACGAGCAATATGGGATTTCATCTATTTTGAAAACCATATTTCTCAAAGTTCCACAAGATTATAACAGTTATAGTCAAAAATTTCAATCCCTTAATGATTAGGGAAGAAATTAGTCTATTTATCCTGAAAGCGATGAAAACATTTGTTCCCTCTTTTTGAGAATTATGAGTTAATTGCTAATCTTACTTGTACCTTGATTACAACAAATTGTACAAAGAGTTGTTAAATAAAATAACAATTCTGTTAGGTGAAAATGGTTTTAAAAAACAGGTATAACTGATGAAGAATTATTGTAAAATTATTTATGTGAGTACTTAATTTTAGCAAATTCATTTTTTACTATTTCCTCAACTCGCAAAGATACAGAGACTGTTGTTACTTTTTTACCAAGTGTATTCTGAATATTAAAAACTACATTATCAGAATTTCTACTCTTTTTTATTAGTTGTTCTTTTTTCTGAATATAAACAGATTTTTTTAATGAAGAATTTTTCATACTAAATTTTAAAATACTTATTAGCAAATGATTGATTATTTTCCATATCAAAATAATGTTTCCTTTTCATCCAAATAAAACCGTCCCCCTTGGTAACGATTGCAACGTCAACTGGCCCTCCCACACTTTCATCTGAAGAATCCAATGAAGTGAACTTACGTTTAAGTGAAGTAATATTCACTAACGATTCAGCAAGTTCTGACATATCTTCCTTCCCCATAAATGCTAAGGTATCCAATAAAGGTTTTGTTATGTTACTAAATTGATAATCATCTAAACCTTTTATTAACTGGGTGGAAATATTTGTCAACGCAACCCTTATTTGATCTGATAAATCTGCATCTCCCAAAAGTTGTTCTATTTGATCAGAAGCACTCTTAAAACTTTTCTTAACTGAATTATGCATTTCACTTTTAAAAATCGGATCTACACCTGTCAAAACTGTAGTTGTAACATCAGCTTGAGCATAAGGAATGATATTTGAGCTATTAACAGTGCCTGGCTGAATGTATATTGGTTCCAAAACTCTAATTCTTAATCTATCACCAATTAATGCCCCAATTAATATATTATGGCTCGACGGATACATTTCATTTTCCCCAAAACCAAAAAAGACGAAACCGCAAAAACTTTCCATTATAAATTCAATATTAATTAATGAATATAAAACACTTTTGATTCTTTCCTTATGTTCATCATTAATACTAAATTCATCAAATTCCTCTTTAATCTTTTGCTCAATAAAATTTTCGATCTCCGACAATTCGACTGAGTAATAATTGCAATAATCTTCGTAAGATAAATCGCTATAAACTGCTTGCGGGTATGTAGACAATTTTTCTGAATATCTCTGTAGTTCTTCGGAGATTGTACGGTGAAAAAATTCATTCCTCTGTTCTGGTGACAAACTTTCTACATCAACATCATCATTATATAAATTCTCTATAGTATTATTGATAATCGATAGGTGAGCCCAACCACAAAAACCGTAAAAGTTAGTTCTCTTTACTTCTGCTGGTACCTGCCCAAGTTTTCCATTTAAAAACCCAATAAAATCATTTTGATATTCAACCATTGTATTAAATGAGCGATCCCCTAACTGCCTTCGGTACATCTTAATCAATGTTTCTAGAGGCATACCCAAAAGATTTGCATTACTATAGATTGCAATACCGACAGGGTGATATTTGGAAAGGGTAAATATTTTATTACTTCTATTGTAAACTTTTTTACCATTTGTGCCTGTAACAGTTACAGCGCTGTCCGCAGCAACCGAAATCCCTTGTGAATTTAATACTCCTACTATTGCAGTCATGAAAGATTATTTAATTTATGGTAAATATATCAAATTACGTCAAATACAAAAACGAATTAATTTAAAAAATTAATAATATCACCTATGGGATTGAAACTATTAATTTAGAAATAGATAGATAATAATTTTTTCTTAATTTAACCTAATATTTTTTGGTTATATTTGTTTATAATCTAAGAATTAGTTGTTCTTTATCAA encodes the following:
- a CDS encoding helix-turn-helix domain-containing protein; translated protein: MVSKQDLEIFRIRIIADIEQLLEVSHSHSKDEFDWLRSKAIRKMMDISPATLQNLRITGKIRHKKIMGSYYYSRIDLLKLFEDEN